DNA from Carassius carassius chromosome 25, fCarCar2.1, whole genome shotgun sequence:
ACACAAACCTGTTCTGCATGAACAGCCCTTTATAGGTTTCTGCTTTAGAACATACTGACCAGTAAATGTATATTATACAGTGCAGCTTTAAATATAACTCACACATCTTGTGGAAATCCCTAACGTAACATAACCAGTCTGTTTCACAAAATGCTAATTTGCATATGACCACATTGTGCAAATAACAATCTTGCACAGGTGTCTTTATCTGATCATATCGTTAGCATTTTTTCTAAACGGTTACATCAGATAAAATGGCTGTGCCtcttttttgataaaaaaaaagtacactaagaaagaaacattttaaaaggttACATGACCTGAGGGATCTATAATATTTCATCAGCAAAACAATCCAGTATGCATCATGTCATGCTCTAATAAATCTACTTGAGAGGGTTGTGGGAGAGAAGAGGGTGGCAGCAGGTGCACTGATCGGGCATGAGTGAGAGCTTCGACCCGTTTTTTTAGGTCATTCTGTCTGCTCTGTTGTTCTTTTCCACATCATTACACATCTCACTCGCATTCAACAAAAATGTCTGCAGAGTTACATCAGAAACAAAGCACATTTTAGAACTTTGGGCTTGTGGTCGAAAGGCTCATTTTCAGGTGGGACGTCTGAGAATGCAGAACAGATGAAATAAGAGCAGCACTTGGCAGGCACACAAAGAAAGGGAAACGTTTCTTTTCCACAAGCTTCCCCCACACTAGAGCTCAATCATTAAACATACTGTGTGTCCATTAATAGAAAAACTCCATTTGCATTCATTTTACAGGCAGTGGGCTACTTTCAAACAATGCAGGCTTTGTGTTACAAGATGAACCTCAACTGCTGTTTTCACTTAACAATGTCTGAAACCCCAAGCAAATGATTTGCCATGACTGACAACAACAGCATGCACTAATCTGACATTTAAAGTCACAGTACCaacatgttaatgttttttttttctttacatggaAGACAAAATGTGAAGGGGTTCAGTGAATACTCACTTTCATTGCATCATGAAAAGTGATATGACATGTGGCCAAgaatggtgatccatactcagaattagtgctctccaaagggagcagttgggggttcggtgccttgttcaagggcacttcagttgtggtattgaaggtgggagagagcactgtacattcactccccccaccgacAATCCCTGCcaacctgagactcgaacccacaacctttcagttacaagtccaactctctaacctttaggccatgacttcccatcATGGTTTCACATTATATCAGGTAGCTTCACTACCATATACGTACTTATTATGTGCATTCATGTTGGTTtattgtaattacatttaaagcaactgcattaaatgaacacttgTAGTTACACTTGACCTAATCCCTAACAATAACCCAATCCTTGTCCCAAGACTGTAACTCTTAATCCTTACTACTAAAAGCAATCCATACCTCAAACTTGCGAGGATTTCCCAGAATAGCATGTAGTTTCATAGCAAATCCATGGTCTAGCAGGTATTTCATGTTAAAGGATAGTAGTTAAGGCCTTATAATATACAGTGTAACCCATAGCATACTTTCCCCATTTAACATGGCTCACATGCTGCacaacatctccttttgtgctcttcaaaataaagaaagtcatgcgggtttggaacatcatgagggttTGTAAAGAATGACATAATCTTCTCTTTGAGTGAACTGGCTCTTTAacaatacacaaaaaaacaacattgtAACGAACTAAACACTAACACAGATTACATACACGGTTTACAAATTACTTGCAGATTTGCTTAGAATATTCTAGCAGACACAAAAGATTGCGTTCCATGTAAACCATCACAATGTATAAATGCTGAATACTAGCTTGGTGAATTGCTCATTTGTTTTCAGTGGTGGTGGAGGAGTGGGTTTCTCTCTGGCGGTTAAATTCTTCATGAAGCATTTGCAACAGCTCTCTAAGAATAAAACTGGACCGAGGATTCAACAAAAGCTCTGAATCTCTGTCTGTAGTTTTTCAAGGATGCATTTACTGTGTTGACAGCTGATCACCATCATCAGTTCAGTTCATCTACACCGGTCTACGGCTGACAGACCCCTAGCATTAAAGTCATCTACACACAAACACGTTTGATAAAACAGTGCTTTCATTTTCCACACTCCCAGGCTGGTCAAGCGGAGATTTCGACACCAAGGCGTGTTGACACGAACGATCAACATATCTCACACATACCTCATCTCTGATTTGGACGTATCCACTGAGCGTCGACACATCAAACGACCAAAAGCTTATATCAACATTGTTCTCGGACAGAAGACCTTCGATCATGTCAGATACTatgtaaaaagaaacattaaagaaCTATATAATCATAGGGGTGGTGCTCGTGGCTGTGTTTGCTGATCATGCTCTCATTCCATAGGACAATAATCTGCGTCTCCTTCGCGGTTTAACGGTAGATGAAGACGAGTTTAAGAGCCGCTTACCGCCACCTACCGAGAACTATGAGGCACTGTCTCTTATTATCTCCAGGTCGTTATCTTGTACATAAACGTTTTACCTATAGTTTTTAcacataaataaatcaatgttattttaaagtttgttttaaatCATTAATGTTACCTTAAAGTTTGTTTTAAATCATATATACTCATATACATGAGTACCATCAGTgccttataaattatttaatttgactttatttttataaataaataaatatgggagCACACATCTGCAAAATCCaaatctgaaataaatgaatatttttatacataagtaaatattaattattgtttatttaagcaTCAAGATTACTCAAGCACACAAATGCGGTTTGTGCGGGGGAAAAAATTAACAGAGGACGCATTTGCGCCAACTAAAGGAATATTAATCGACTcctaaaattatcatttaaatttcaATCTACTGCGCGATaagcagagatgtataaagtactagagacccagacttcagtagaagtacaagtgctctatcaaaaaatgacttgagtagaagttgaagtgctctttaagcaccacacttaagtagaagtactaaagtattcaacattttttgtacttaagtattgcaagtagtctatttgaaaatttactactcaagtactgaaagtaaaagtacaagtattgtgttatgtagtttttaagaaagtagtcaaaagtttgaaaatattgtttttactatttcaaatgattaacctaaaggacaatcacaattcctttgactgtaactttttgtaaacaaaaaacagattaaagggttagttcgcccaatttgcaaaattatgtcattaataacttaccctcatgttgtttcaaacccgtaagacctccgtttatttttggaacacagtttaagatattttagatttagtctgagagctctcagtccctccattgaagctgtgtgcatggtatactgtccatgtccagaaaggtaagaaaaacattatcaaagtagtccatgtgacatcacatggtcagttagaattttttgaagcatcgaaaatacattttggtccaaaactagcaaaaactacgactttattcagcattgtcttctcttccgtgtctgttgtaagacagttcaaaacaaagcagtttgtcatatccggttcgcgaacgaatcattcgatgtaaccagatctttttgaaccagttcaccaaatcgaactgaatcgttttaaacggttctccaatacgcattaatccacaaatgacttaagctgttaacttttttaatgtggctgacactccctctgagttaaaacaaaccaatatcccggagtaatgcatgtactcaaacagtacactgactgaactgctgtgaagagagaactgaagatgaataccgagccagataacgaacaacagactgactcgttcacgagtcaagaacactgatctatatatataacttactgtatattatagatcagtggtcaagaaccatttctgtcagacgtgtccgattcgagaaccgaggagctgatgatactgcgcatgtgtgattcagcgtgaaagcaaaccgacacacagagcatctgaaccgaactgattcttttggtgattgattctgaactgattctgtgctaattttatgagcccagTTATTTTATAGTGAtcggatttatggctctttgaggggatccggatcttcgcgatccgttcctttcaaagagctgtTCAAAAGAaaggctcttttggctctttttaaatatttagtcagttttaagaagtcagcttgggggcatctcagtttatcctggaaataatcactgggaggaatgatgaggtgagatttgtagtcaaataattaaaactcagatatcacacaccaatatctgagtttgaattattctgaaatattgatcatTACCTCGTTTGTcgtgtgtggactatattccatagggttgcacaaatccctctgcttagacagtgacatcactattttggatttacctttagtacaaagtgtgtgtgtgtgtgtaaagctacgttgactagGTATtgtatgttattcatacaatacctactcaaataaacatcaaaaacaaagccggctgcaatgaatttctgtgcaaaacagcttttactacaaacacttccacacaagaacattgttatcacacaagaacattttgatagaaaacaaaaaatatttaaagtagataaaattagaataaataaaatggaaatgtctacatacaacatactattactactgtaaactttgcaaataggacatcagcccctccaagtcaatgaacaataacaaagtgggctgcaatgaacatgcacaactaataactaatatcatcacgctataaagggttggcctgcgctgggtcgcggaggagctcatttgtgtgcatctgtgtgaaatacgcataggaaaaaagacagaaagaacggctcccctccagccgcgactcggctcccatcgttcatgtttattagccgttcaaaagaatcggttcattcgcgaacgtcacaactctaccaggtaaaccgaaggcttgcagtcaacgccaatgacgccattacgtcgagcgcaaaagaaccggtgaactgttttcttcaactggtttattgaatcgaactgtcagaaagaactactggttatccgaaaaccgatgcaaccggtttttgactcgtgaacgagtcattatctggctcggctcggtgttcatctctctcttcacagcagttcagtcagcacgcgcagtcttctcaatcgcttgattcgctcaatgatgtgccagcttcatcaaacctgccatctacagttctgtttgtaatggaatgattcgtaacatttttataattgtaacgagtaacgatgtagcacataaaaaaaatatcggagtaaaagtattaaactcatcgaaaatatgtactgaagtaaaagtggaagtaggagaaaaaaataatactctagtaaagtacagataccgccttttagtacttaagtacagtagtgaagtagttctacttcgttactaaaCATCTCTGGCGATAAGTAGTTTCTGAAGAAATATAATCTGAACCAATCTGGGTATTTGATATTTAGGGAGCTTGCGTGGAATCGATGTCATGCATTTGTCAAATGATTTTGATGGAAGACAGCGTCTTTCCCTTTAATTTACATAGTTTTCATAGGCCTCATTAGGGCACATTGTTGATCACTCTTTGATTTCAGTACTATTTCAAGCAGCAGTCAAAACAGGTCAGGTTTTATGCATCTGTTAAGCCCTTTGGTCTATTTGCTTTCCTCCTGTTAGGAAAACAAAACGAGAGACAGAGTATAACTTGATGCTGGGAATGTATTTAATGCATCGCATGAAAATTATTAAAGTAACATTAGCAATAAAAGGCAGGACTGCTTTGCTGTGATTTGCATCATTTATTTCACATACAGGTGTTTCAGTAAAGTTTCTGAAGAACCAATTGTCCCTCAGTAcacttgaggaaaaaaaagacgacaaaaaaaacttttaaacaagcacaaatgacaaaacaaaaaccaacaacaaaacacaactcATGTGGACATAAACTGATAAATTCACTGTTAAACCCAAAGATATTGCCAGTTACTGCTGCCTGGCATGCCCATGGTTCATACAATAAACATTCAAGCCACAGGGCATGTAGGAAACCTGTCCAATgctaagaaattaaaataataataaaacaaaataataaggaACGATGGCAATTATAAAAGAGGGGATCATAAGatttatgaaaacattaattaGTCAAATGGACTTGGTAAgataaaataacaatgaaataaTATATCAAAGAACATCTATTTAGATTAAAAAAGCAACATTCACTACTTTGCAAACAACTTGTTTAGTTATCATCACACAGAAACCATTTTAatccatttttaaatgtatacaagCAAACTTTGAGAGAAATGTTTGCAAACTCATCTTTCATTTTAATAGCTAATCAAGGTTACTTCTTTAATATCAGCAGGCTTTATCCACCACGCTGCTGCATAACTGTGACCCTCCATCTTTTATTAATAGGTTGTGTCAGTAAACAATACTTTTACGCAATAATATGGAACctgaaatgtatatacatatgcaATCTGAGACCCCAGAACACTTTAATGTGTTTGGTCACATAAGTAGAGGATGATGAGGTTATGAGGTGAAGAGGGAATTAGGGAGGATTGAGGAAGCTATTTAAAGCAACCGTCTGGAGTGATTCACTTTGATTAAGTGATGTCAAGAGCTTATTAGAACTGAttattatacagtaaaaatactcAAATCTAAAGCTGGTTATGTGTTTATTTGAACATGCTTATATGTTgtgttataaaaaattatatgttgtgttaaaaaattttattaaaaatgcattattttgcatACTGACAGATTTCACTCTGGCAGAAATGAAATAATCTTTTCTCATTCAGTGTAATTGTTTTAGAAGAACAAAACATACTGTAAGATTTGCATGATTCATTTGCGTAGTTTATTTAAGCCATTTTCAATTGCCTTTCTCATACTTCTAGTTATaaaccaaaagaaaaacaaaagatattTCAGCACAAGTATGATTTGCAGCATCCCAATAAAGCCCCACCGCAGGCATGCACCGTGGGACAGCATGCAGAGCAGCACGACCCGAATCACTCCAGACGGCACCAGGCTCTCACTAGCTTCCTCCACCTCTCAAGATCTGTTACAGAGCTGTGTAGCAAAATGCTATCTTTACTGCCTTGCGTATTGAAATAAAGAGACAAGAGTAGGGGAGAGAGATACTGGATAATGGTTTAGATGTAACACGTACAGGAATGTATAATAAAAGTTAATGAGTCTCCCTTAAAGAAAAGGCCCAAGGACTTTATGGCATTCTATGTACGAATGCCACTTATAATAATCACCCCTTTAATGAATGTCCACTAATGTATGAAATTACAAAGAAACGTGTGAGATGACATGGTATGCATGTGTTGCATGATCACAGTATGACTGAATGTGCATGTATGTCGTTCCATGTAGTGGGGGACCATGGCTGTTTCCTGTGGGAGAATGGCAGGTCGGAGGTGAGAGGTCAGTGTCTAAGGGTCACAGTGAGCTAGAATGAGGTCAGACTCGGGGCAACTGCTTTTCAATGAACTCCTTCACAGCAGCCATCTCCTGTAAAGCCAATCAGAGAATAGTATGGGTGTTAGAACTAGCATGAACAAACAATATAGTTTGACTGTAACCACTGTACCACATCAGAGATAATATTTTGCATGACTTCAGTTCAGACCTCATCCTGTTGTTAGTTCACATGGAGTGTCGAATAAAGAACAGTTTGACAAGTTGCATAAACTTCTGTGTTAAGACAGTGTCTTAAGAAATagtttgaccaactagcagttagcCAAGTGGTAATCTTGTCGTCTTACTTTTTGGATTCCACGTAGACTCATCTATGTCTTTATGTAACCGAATTAAAAACATATCaccagtcttaaaaaaaaaatagtctaaACCTAGTCTTTTGAGACTAGTCTAAACCTTTTATGCAACCGGCACCAGGAGTTTGCTTCCAACTAAATCTTGCAGTTCTTACCAAAATTTACAGTACACTAATCAGAAAAAGGTATAAAAGTTGTTTCTTAAGcacctaatcagcatattagaaaataTTAGAATGAATATCTGACATTAAAGGCTGctaaaaatccagctttgccattacaggaataaactacaatttaaaatatactgaaacagaAAAgggttatttaaatttttataatatttcacaacgagcgctgtgtgaaagccagaactaatgccgttAAGGATGTGTCATAGTGATGACGCACTTTATCGTgcaactcttttaccaggtgttttgaaggctgATCagcgttcgcgacaaaaaaaaagtgtgcaaactgtaatgaagcagagatcagtcagTTTCTCTCTTTCCGCACTGAATCTGAGATtgttcgccagcttcagtgaaagttaacATGCCTAGCGTTTTCAACTCGTACAATACACGTCAcgtcctgatgtcacgtgtctttacgggacctttacgggttgtgtgtgtgaaattcatATCATATTCATTATTATCAATCAGGACAAAATGTGTCCATTTATCTTGCAGAGTAAAGCAAATTTATGCTTACAGCTGCTGTCATTTTAAAAGCCAGCCAGTATACAGTCGTTCTATTAAATACTTCAATCACTTTTGTGTGTTGCAGAAATGCCTACACTACCACCTGGCACTCATGCATTCACTAGCAAAATAGAGACCACTGAGGGTGAGATGAGTTGTGTttgaagcaagaaaaaaaaaaaaagtctaataaaattacatatcaCACAGAATACTTAAAgaacatttcttttctttttaattcctGCAAATTCTAGtcacccgggaacaattgccgtgacacattacccgtgtattttccggaatggcagtgtgaaaggggctcatgtGAAATGTAGGTTTCTGTGAGTGTAACGGATGAGTCTCACCTGTGGACAGGAGTTATGCATGATACCCGGGAAGGTGCGGAAGGTGACATTCTGTGGATAAATTATGGTCTTGAGCTTCTCTGCTGTCATAGCCCCGTATTGCACTGGGATCATGGGATCTATCTCGCCATGACACTGCAGAATGGGAGTGTCCTTGTTTGCACTCCCACTTGCAGCCTAATGGATAAAAAAGCAGATCCATATTGACAGACATTCCtatttacatacacacatactTATCCTCACATAATCTCACTGCTGACATCTTGTACCTGTGGGAAAGTCTTGTGAAGTGGAAGCCAACAACTAAGTCCAACAACACCCGCTAACTTCTGCTGAGAAGTCAGAGcagtgtagagagagagagctccacCCTGAAGATCAGACAACAAGAGAGGAACTGAACAGCATCTGCAATGTCAACCATTTGAGTAATAGTAGAAACTTTCAGGATGGATCACTTACCTGAGAGAAACCACCAAGAATGATACGACTGGATGGTATACCATTCTTTACTTCGTGATCGATGATGGCCTTTACTATGGAAGAAAAGGAGTGCCACATAATCAAATTTCGACATTTGACAACATTCTCTGGCATTGAATCTCTCATAAACTCAAAATGTGTTTCTTCATGGGGTTTTACATTTGCTGACACAAACTAAGCCAATATTTGGATGCTTGTTAGTCTTGGGACAGCTGTTTTCCAGAAACTGCCCAAATGCGAAAACAAATTTTGCTCACTGTTCTCTGATGCTCTCTTAATCCCTGCTTCATCCTCCGGTGACTCTGGGCTTAAGCCCATCAGAtcaaacctaaaaaataaaaaacattatacaaGAATTAAGGGAGAAGTAGTGTTCAGTAGTgaattttatttagcattttattaatacaattttcccttattatattatataacattatattgtACTATACTATAATTCAAAAGAACAACAGGAAAAATGAAttttctttactgtcaattttaatCAGTATAATGCATCTTTACTGTATAAAGGTATTCATTTATTTCCAAACTCTTACTgactgaacagtagtgtacattatattatatattaatcagtATAACAATTTGAGTATCATGACAAATGAAAATTAACATTAATTCAGAGTCCTTTTAACCACACTTTTGCTTTAACCACAAATATGTAACATCTGACCATCTGTACAAAGAGCCACTTGATTTGATTGCGGACCTAAAACAGTACAGAATCTGAAATACTTCATTTTACATCATTACatcatacatttttcaaaatcctAAGCATTATTTATTCTCAGGTTTAAATgcacttttatgtaaatgtaatagaCTTTTAATGTTATCCACAGCAGAGGAAGCTTACCATGAGGGCATAGTCATCTTCATGTTGAGTGTTACAGGGATTCGGGGTCTAGAGTCAGAAAGTATGATCATTTATTCTTTGTAATAAATTACAAGGAAATCAAGTGATACTAACATTTTTGTATTGCATAACAAGAAACACATCAAGAAATATTTTGCAATTCACAGGCTTTCACTTACGCGTGTGGGCAGATGTATTTGATGTATGGCAGTCGAATAGACGTCAAGCCTTCAGCCCAGCCGTGTCTATAAAAAGTAACACACCAGGCTTATTTCTACACCAGGGCAGGGGGTATTCAAAGATCCCGCAACAGGCAGGTAATAAACAGAACGTACCCTGTGTCACCCAAGCCATGAAGGAAGATCACCTGCAAAGTTAACAGGATATGATTTGAAACTTATCTCTGCAAAGCACCAAAGAGGCCAGATTTCCTGTTTGACGCTTGCtctttgttatttttataaaaagataCTATCTCATTAGCAAAATTGAGCTTTATATTAATCTAATGACCCGCTTCTACCAATAAGGCAGGCGGCAGGCAGCCTATTTGAAGATTTGGACTGTAAACAAGAATCTGAGGAGGAATAGTAAAGGCTGTAGACGTTTAacccaaaaatttaatttctgtcatcatttactgatccTCATCTTTGaaacaacaaattaaaaaattagTAATGAAATCTGAGAGGTATGTCCCCCTTTTGAAGTGTAGGTAACCAAAATTTAGAATATTCACAAAGGTCATAAAGGCATTGTAAAATGAATCTATATGAATTGACCATTTTAATCCAAGTCCTGGGAAGAGATGCAGTTGTTTTATTTGATGAACAGTTTTAATTTagacttttattcacatataaacacacatacatagagcACATTACATATGATAAACACATATTCCTGTGCATGTTAAGCACAAGAACAAACCTCTTTAGTTTTCATGCAACACGTTGGAGCTTGTTTATAATATGTGATGTGACTCATTTGCAATGTCTTTATGACCTTCTTGGATCTTCTAAGTCTTGGTTACATGGACTTTCAATAGATTTCATTAaatatatcttcatttgtgttttgaaaaagAATGATAGTTTTATTTACTCACAACACAAAAGTGAGTACATGActtttcatctttgggtgaactattaattTAAGGAAACTTAAACTGACCTGTGTAATGCAAATGAATAACTTGGAAAACTTTAGATTTTAGTCAATGATTCGACTGGTATCTCACCACAGCCGTTTCCTTCTCCGTCCCGGGAACTGTGGCGGCTTCAGAGAGCAGGGGTGCAGACATGTTGTTGCCACACATACAATGTGAGGAGTGCTTTTaggaaaatacaaaaacaaaatgttcaaatgCAATCAGTACAACACGTTTATGCAAAATACAGAGGCCCAGGCAATGAGTACTGCATATAGGGTTATTAAAGATACGAACCAGACGATTTTAGAAAGAAACTGTCAGCAGGCTGCAGAATGATTAACAGAAGTTGGTTTAATTACCAGTGTTATCAAAGTCCTTTAAACTAGCAAATGCATGACCATCTAAAGCTAAAAGTGCTCTACTGAACCTGCAGAGCATCTAGACGTGAAAAAGAAACAGAACGttgaaaaaaaacgtaaaaatagAGGGGGATTTAGCCTGCTTGATAAGCGCTGATGCTTATGTTAATCATAAAGATTCATTTTCCGATGGTTACTGTGCAGATCACATGTTTGTACTTGCGGACATCTTCTTAATACGACTTCTCGGAAAACTGTTTCTAATGAAAACCACGGGTCCCTGTTTTCCTGGAACCACATGACAGCACTGAGAAATCAAATCTTGACAGCTGCAGGAGGCAAAACACTCCAGTTTAATGGTTTCATTCGTCTTTGAGTGGCCTGGTTGACCATAATCACAAATTTAAGCCCGGAGTGTTTCAACACTTTAATAAACTCTATGTGCAGTCTTGGTTTTATGGGTCAGTCTGCCTTTCTGGACTTTAGTACTGCACGTTATCAAATACTTCAATCAAATCATCTGCTACTGATATCTCCACTAAATACCAGAAAAATACACTTTTTCAACTAAAGTGCATAGTATCCTAATACTCCGGTATGCAATTTATACACCATGACCTATACACACTAATTAGTGTACTGATTATCTCTAATGCGAGAGTGAAATAATCCTTCACATGTATCCTGCTATGAACACCACGATCATGTATTCAAAAAGAATAGGACGAAAGGGATGGGCAGCGAAAACAACAGAGAAATCGGCGACGCTTAGCTCTTTTTTCCAACCTGGCGGAATCAAGGACAGGGTACATGTAAAAATAAAGCCGCTAGGTCGTTTCAT
Protein-coding regions in this window:
- the LOC132104214 gene encoding acyl-protein thioesterase 2-like, translated to MCGNNMSAPLLSEAATVPGTEKETAVVIFLHGLGDTGHGWAEGLTSIRLPYIKYICPHAPRIPVTLNMKMTMPSWFDLMGLSPESPEDEAGIKRASENIKAIIDHEVKNGIPSSRIILGGFSQGGALSLYTALTSQQKLAGVVGLSCWLPLHKTFPQAASGSANKDTPILQCHGEIDPMIPVQYGAMTAEKLKTIIYPQNVTFRTFPGIMHNSCPQEMAAVKEFIEKQLPRV